A region of Solanum dulcamara chromosome 7, daSolDulc1.2, whole genome shotgun sequence DNA encodes the following proteins:
- the LOC129895733 gene encoding uncharacterized protein LOC129895733, which translates to MTSQIVKYLFLQPIPPSGVRKRETETEQHTMAEQQLVSMGFSEDIAAEALTATGGDIIKATEWILSHRHNHKGSQDSCNFNPISSSSSGSPITAANDYHPSTPPFQPKIDRFFTFQSKLLTPTSVSVLKPIVSTKGVTTTHEVEEDKEVEEPPLLRLTKRPKVAESEQGKKRPPHEPLSERMRPRTLDDIVGQDHLLAPKSLLRSAIDCGRLPSILLWGPPGTGKTSIARAIVNTCSASEAGGNTYRFVSLSAVTSGVKDVREAVDEARRMKKMSNKRTILFIDEVHRFNKAQQDSFLPVIEDGSVVFMGATTENPSFHLITPLLSRCRVLTLNPLKPHHIATLLRRAAADSDKGLSCCMGERMKIEVNDECIEFLSTNCDGDARVALNALEISATTAAARTGMTRGSNGELGDNKGNADESSLSAVINLNDVKEAMQCKHLAYDRAGDEHYNLISALHKSMRGSDANASIYWLVRMLEGGEEPLYIARRLVRFASEDVGLADPSALGQAVACYQACHFIGMPECNVILAQCVAYLALAPKSIAVYRAIGAAQKVVRESVGQNEGVPLHLRNAPTKLMKDIGYGRDYIYPPDNPNSSQTYLPPSLEGYTFLDWPNVAANDR; encoded by the coding sequence ATGACGAGTCAAATCGTTAAATACCTTTTTCTTCAACCAATACCGCCAAGCGGAGTGAGGAAGCGGGAAACAGAAACAGAGCAACACACCATGGCTGAGCAGCAGCTTGTAAGCATGGGCTTTTCAGAAGACATCGCCGCCGAAGCTCTGACGGCAACCGGCGGCGATATCATCAAAGCCACCGAGTGGATTCTCAGTCACCGCCATAACCACAAGGGTTCTCAAGATTCTTGCAATTTCAAcccaatttcttcttcttcctctgggTCTCCCATTACCGCCGCCAACGATTATCATCCATCCACTCCACCATTCCAGCCTAAAATCGATCGATTTTTTACATTTCAATCCAAACTTCTCACACCCACTTCCGTATCAGTGCTTAAACCTATTGTTTCTACTAAAGGGGTGACGACGACCCATGAAGTAGAAGAAGATAAAGAAGTCGAGGAACCTCCATTACTCCGTCTAACAAAGCGTCCTAAAGTAGCTGAATCTGAACAAGGAAAGAAACGACCCCCTCATGAACCCTTGTCTGAACGAATGCGACCTCGAACCCTTGATGATATTGTTGGGCAAGATCATCTTTTGGCACCCAAATCCCTTCTTCGATCAGCCATTGATTGTGGTCGTCTTCCTTCAATACTTTTATGGGGGCCACCGGGTACAGGCAAAACCTCCATTGCTAGAGCCATAGTTAACACTTGCTCTGCTTCTGAAGCTGGTGGAAATACTTATCGGTTTGTTTCTTTGTCGGCTGTTACTTCGGGCGTTAAGGATGTTAGAGAAGCTGTTGATGAAGCGAGaagaatgaaaaagatgagtAACAAGAGGACCATTCTTTTCATTGATGAGGTTCATAGGTTCAACAAGGCTCAGCAAGATTCTTTTTTGCCGGTAATTGAAGATGGCAGTGTCGTTTTCATGGGAGCAACCACAGAAAACCCATCATTTCATTTGATTACGCCTTTATTGTCCAGGTGCAGAGTTTTGACTCTCAATCCTTTAAAGCCCCACCATATTGCTACGCTACTCAGGCGGGCTGCTGCTGATTCTGATAAGGGGCTGTCCTGTTGTATGGGAGAGAGGATGAAAATTGAAGTAAATGATGAATGTATAGAGTTTCTTTCAACAAACTGTGATGGAGATGCAAGGGTGGCATTAAATGCCTTGGAAATTTCAGCTACCACTGCTGCTGCACGTACGGGAATGACTAGAGGATCAAACGGGGAGTTAGGGGACAACAAAGGAAATGCCGACGAGTCTTCTTTGTCTGCAGTTATCAATCTGAATGATGTCAAAGAGGCAATGCAATGTAAGCATTTGGCTTATGACAGAGCAGGGGATGAACACTATAATCTTATCAGCGCGCTACACAAATCTATGAGAGGAAGTGATGCTAACGCTTCTATTTATTGGCTGGTGAGAATGTTGGAAGGGGGTGAAGAGCCTCTTTACATAGCACGCAGGCTGGTCAGGTTTGCTAGTGAAGATGTGGGGTTGGCTGATCCATCGGCTCTTGGTCAAGCTGTTGCTTGCTACCAAGCCTGCCATTTTATTGGTATGCCTGAGTGCAATGTTATCCTTGCTCAGTGTGTTGCTTATTTGGCGTTGGCTCCGAAGTCTATTGCTGTCTATAGAGCAATAGGGGCAGCTCAAAAAGTGGTAAGGGAATCCGTTGGACAAAATGAAGGAGTGCCCCTTCATCTTAGGAATGCACCAACTAAGCTAATGAAAGATATTGGTTATGGGAGGGACTATATTTATCCTCCTGACAATCCAAACTCATCCCAGACTTACTTGCCACCGTCTCTTGAAGGTTATAcgtttcttgattggccaaatGTTGCAGCAAATGATCGATGA